The following are encoded in a window of Pseudalgibacter alginicilyticus genomic DNA:
- a CDS encoding DoxX family membrane protein: protein MNSKVFTVLRIILGVILLIFGLNKFLNFLPAPEGMSDAAGAYFGALMSAKVITLVAIVEVLAGLAFISNKYGALLAVILMSVSVNIILFHATLNPEGIGPGILVFILNIIILYGYRNKYKDLLAG from the coding sequence ATGAATTCAAAAGTTTTTACGGTTTTAAGAATCATACTTGGAGTTATTCTTTTAATTTTTGGTTTGAACAAATTTCTCAACTTTTTACCAGCTCCAGAAGGAATGTCCGATGCTGCTGGCGCTTATTTCGGAGCCTTAATGTCTGCAAAAGTAATCACATTGGTAGCTATTGTAGAAGTTTTAGCAGGTTTAGCATTTATATCTAACAAATATGGTGCCCTATTAGCTGTTATTTTAATGAGTGTTTCTGTAAACATTATTTTATTTCATGCCACATTAAACCCAGAAGGTATTGGCCCTGGAATTTTGGTTTTCATTCTTAATATTATAATTCTATACGGATACAGAAATAAATATAAAGACTTATTAGCTGGATGA
- a CDS encoding M64 family metallopeptidase: MKSLVLFIIFITNSLLVSAQIFDVDTLLFSGNSEKRINLVVLSEGYQPDELGEFITHATSFKNSMFSQSPFLEYINYFNVFAIKIPSNESGADHPATATDVNESEITPTFVDTYFNATFDAFGYHRYIYYGIDYTDAASTEVKINSVLADNFPTYDQALILVNTTEYGGTGGKFPIASISSYDIAIHELGHSLFNLKDEYFLPDIYYAEAINMTQETNTSLIKWKNWIGTNGVDINPYGSSGVSATWYKPRHLQCKMELLNKPFCAVCKEGIIEKIHDLISPIDSYTPENITINTPSFPLDFQLNLIKTIPNSLESIWILNANNIDNNVDNISIEETDLKTGTNTLTAVINDATTSLRVDNHETLHVYTVTWSINYSTLGIETIVSDVNSFNMSVFPNPTNDVINFTLENTLDTPLKLEIISMDGKTIQSYNVTNSENLQIDMNTWSQGIYLAKVYANNDLIANKRIVKN, translated from the coding sequence ATGAAAAGCCTTGTATTATTTATCATCTTCATTACTAATTCACTTCTTGTTTCGGCACAAATATTTGATGTTGATACACTACTATTTTCAGGTAATTCAGAAAAACGCATAAACTTAGTGGTTTTAAGCGAAGGCTATCAACCAGATGAATTAGGTGAATTTATAACACACGCCACAAGCTTTAAAAATAGTATGTTTAGCCAATCTCCTTTTTTGGAATACATCAATTATTTTAATGTATTTGCTATAAAAATCCCCTCTAATGAAAGTGGTGCAGATCATCCTGCAACTGCAACCGACGTTAATGAGTCAGAAATCACTCCAACATTTGTAGACACCTATTTTAATGCTACTTTTGATGCTTTTGGATATCACAGATACATTTATTATGGCATAGATTATACTGATGCTGCAAGTACCGAAGTAAAAATAAATTCAGTTTTAGCAGACAATTTCCCAACGTATGACCAAGCCTTAATATTAGTTAATACAACAGAATATGGTGGTACAGGAGGCAAATTCCCAATAGCTTCAATTTCAAGCTACGACATTGCCATACATGAACTTGGTCACTCGTTATTTAATTTAAAAGATGAATATTTTCTTCCAGACATCTATTATGCTGAAGCCATTAATATGACTCAAGAAACGAATACTAGTTTGATTAAATGGAAAAACTGGATAGGAACAAATGGTGTTGACATTAACCCTTACGGTAGCTCAGGAGTTTCGGCTACTTGGTATAAACCCAGACACCTACAATGCAAAATGGAATTACTAAACAAACCGTTTTGCGCTGTTTGCAAAGAAGGTATTATCGAAAAAATACATGATTTAATATCTCCTATTGATTCTTACACTCCAGAAAACATTACAATAAACACCCCTTCCTTTCCTTTAGATTTTCAATTAAATTTGATTAAAACCATTCCTAATAGTTTAGAAAGCATATGGATTCTCAATGCAAATAACATTGATAATAATGTAGATAATATCTCTATAGAAGAAACAGATTTAAAGACAGGCACAAACACTTTAACTGCTGTTATAAATGATGCTACCACATCTTTGAGGGTTGACAACCATGAAACTTTGCATGTTTATACTGTAACTTGGAGCATTAATTATTCTACTTTGGGAATTGAAACCATTGTTAGTGATGTTAATAGTTTTAATATGTCCGTGTTCCCCAACCCAACTAACGACGTTATAAATTTTACACTTGAAAATACTTTAGATACACCTTTAAAATTAGAGATTATAAGTATGGATGGTAAAACCATACAATCCTACAATGTTACAAATTCTGAAAACTTACAAATAGATATGAATACTTGGAGTCAAGGAATATATCTTGCTAAGGTTTATGCAAACAATGATTTAATTGCCAACAAAAGAATAGTGAAAAATTAA